In Streptomyces sp. NBC_00091, the following proteins share a genomic window:
- a CDS encoding alpha/beta fold hydrolase — MAIAHRRIGTGPVRVIVLHDWFGTSANWGSVLDYLDPQAFSYAFLDYRGYGERRDVPGRYSLPEIADDVLALADQLGWDTFSLLGHSMGGKAIQQVLARAPERVEKLIGINPVPAAPYAMDDATHALFYGAAEDPDKRRTILDLVTGNRAGRHWIDRMVAHSLAVSRPEAFAGYLADWQPRDLTSAVKGSTVPVLVLVGEYDLALTAEVMRATWQAWYPDCRIVTLRGAGHYPPHETPVAFVTEVEAFLRA, encoded by the coding sequence ATGGCCATCGCCCACCGCAGGATCGGCACCGGACCCGTCCGCGTGATCGTGCTGCACGACTGGTTCGGGACCTCCGCCAATTGGGGCTCCGTGCTCGACTACCTGGACCCGCAGGCGTTCTCGTACGCCTTCCTCGACTACCGGGGCTACGGCGAGCGCCGGGACGTCCCCGGCCGCTACAGCCTCCCCGAGATCGCCGACGACGTCCTCGCGCTCGCCGACCAGCTGGGCTGGGACACCTTCTCCCTGCTCGGCCACTCCATGGGCGGCAAGGCGATCCAGCAGGTACTGGCCCGCGCCCCCGAGCGCGTCGAGAAGCTGATCGGGATCAACCCGGTCCCCGCCGCGCCGTACGCCATGGACGACGCGACCCACGCCCTCTTCTACGGCGCCGCCGAGGACCCCGACAAGCGCCGGACCATCCTCGACCTGGTCACCGGCAACCGGGCCGGCCGCCACTGGATCGACCGGATGGTGGCCCACTCCCTCGCCGTCTCCCGCCCCGAGGCCTTCGCCGGCTACCTCGCCGACTGGCAGCCGCGCGACCTGACCTCCGCCGTCAAGGGCAGCACCGTGCCGGTACTGGTCCTCGTGGGGGAGTACGACCTCGCCCTGACGGCCGAGGTCATGCGGGCCACCTGGCAGGCCTGGTACCCGGACTGCAGGATCGTCACCCTCCGCGGCGCGGGCCACTACCCGCCCCACGAGACCCCCGTCGCCTTCGTCACCGAGGTCGAGGCCTTCCTGCGCGCCTGA